AATATTCGGACAGGCTGAGCAATAGAATGTATTAGGCAGATTTTGACTGATTTATTAGATTGGCCAGGTTTGCTCGGCAAGTTTTGAGAGGTGCTATGGAAAATCTGTTGACGGAAAACTTAAGCAGTGTTGTTAAAAACTTTTTGCCGCAAGATAAGCTCAATGAGCTACGGCTAAGAGTAAATTTACCGGTTGTGGCAGTCGTAGGGGGCAAGCCCTACTATTTGGGCCCCAAGGGCCTCAGCGGCAGTCAGACTGATGCTATAATTTGTGACAGCGACACGCTTCTTGAGATTGTAAAGCGGGCAAGTGAATATTCGCTTTATGCCGTCAACCATCAACTAAAGCAGGGGTTTATTACGGTTTTGGGTGGAATAAGGGTTGGAATATGCGGAGAGGTGGTGATTGAAAATCATCGGGTTAAGACCATAAAAAACTTTACGGGCCTAAATATTCGCATACCTCATCAGGTTAAGAACTGTTCACTTAATGTATTCGGGCTTCTGATGCAGGGAAAGTTTCTTAATACACTTGTGATTTCACCTCCTGGATGCGGAAAAACAACATTCATTAGAGACATTTTATGGCAGCTGAGCGAGCATAATTATTGCTATAATATTTTGCTGGTTGATGAGCGCTATGAAATTGCAAATTGCCTAAACGGCAAGCCTCAGCTGGATGTTGGCAAATTTACCGATGTCTATAGCGGATGCAACAAACTCTATGGTTTTGAAAATGGGGTAAGGAGCATGCGCCCCGACATTGTGGCAACAGACGAACTCGCGAACGAAGCGGATATAAACGCTCTGAGTTACGTTGCGTGTTGCGGTGTAGGAGTAATAAGCAGTGTACATGCAAATGGTATAGAAGACCTGAAAAATAAGCCCGCATTTGAAAAGCTACTTCAAAACAAGATTTTCAAACGGTTTGTGGTGCTGTCAAACAAAAAGGGGCCCGGCACCATTGAGGCTGTATATGATGAGAATCTGAGAGGGATAGCAGTTTGAAGATAATACTTTTGGCAGCGGTTTTTATTTGCACTACGATGATTGGGGTTGGAGTCTCAGCGTATTTTGGCAGGCGTGTCAGGTTCTATTCTAATATGATAAAGTTTTGTGAAATAATGCTGAGCGAAATAACTTTTTTGCATACCAAGCTGGGAAATTTAATTCAGACAAACATTGATAGGTTTAATAGCCCATTTAAAACCGTTTTAGAAGAATTCAAACAATATCTAGACCATAGCAAAACAATTGACGATTTCATAAAAACTTGTCAAACACAACTAGTTTTTTTACGTCCTGACGAACGAGCGGTGGTGAGCGATTTTTTCAAACACCTAGGTGAAATGGATGAAGAGGGTGAGAGCGGGAATATAAAAAATTATATCTCCGAGTTTAAACGAATAGCCGAAAACTGTGAAAAAGACAAGAGTAGGTTTGGAGGGCTATTTGTTAAACTTGGAATAGCGGCCGGAGCTGTGCTGGTGATAATATTATTATAAGTTTGCTATTATCGACCGACGGCGGGGGCACCCATGTTTGCATAATACTATGCAAACTTTTATGATATACACCATATCTTGGCACAGTATTATGCAAAAAACCACAATATGTATGGTATAGGGGGCATTATGGGATATGACATCATTTTTAAGATAGCGGCTGTAGGAATTTTGACGGCGGTTGTTGTGCAGGTCTTAAAGAACATAAATAAGGATGAAATTGCCACAGTTGTGTCGCTTGCGGGAGTTGTGGTTGTTTTACTTATGGTGGTGGGACTAATCAGCGAATTGTTTGAAACTGTTAAGAATTTATTTTTACTATACTGAGGTGGCCTATGCTTGACCTTTTCAAAATTCTGGGAGTGGGGATAGTTACTACTGTAGCTGTGCTCATCACAAGACAAATTAAAACCGAATATGCGGTGTTTGTAGGGCTTGCCGGCAGTATAATAATAGTGATATTAATCATAAATCAGCTCTCTTTTGTGGTGGGTTATTTTGGAGAGGTAATAAATCGTACGGGGCTTGACCCTACTTTATTTACAGCAATACTTAAAATTGTAGGAGTAGGATATATCACCGAATTTGTGGCCAACATTTGCTCCGACGCCGGAAGCAACAGCACAGGAGACAAGGTATTGCTCGCCGGTAAGGTTGTAATTTTATGCTTAGCTCTTCCTATAATAACGGCCCTGCTTGACATAGTGATAGGTATATTGCCATGAAGAAAAAAAATTTAAAACGCTTGTTTCTGGTGCTGATTATTTTAATCTTGTCACCGCTTGTTTTTAGCGGCGGACAAGCCATAGCTTATGCTGACGACGAAAATTCTGCCGAGGAAGAACTGCAACAAAATGTGGACAAGCAGCTGGATGGTTTTGACTTTGGTGGGCTTGACCAGATTTTGTCGCAGTTTGGAAATAGCGAGCAGGGAATTTTTGGCGGTGGGAGCTTTCTTGATAAAGTCAGAAAGCTTATTTCGGGAGAATTCGGTGCAAATTTCGGTGATTTTTTTTCCTATCTTTTTGCTCTTCTGTTTGATGACCTTCTGGGAGTTGTGCCGGTGCTTGCTACTATTGTTGCCATTGCCATTGTGTGTAGCTTTATCAGCCAGATAAATTCGCAGAAATCAAAATCAATCAGCAATGTAATTTACTTTGTGTGCTTTGGCGCCATTGTAGTGCTTACATTTTCGGTATGTCAGGAGCTTATAGGAATTACACAGCAGACCTTGTTTAGCATAAAAGCTCAGATGGAAATAGTCTTTCCAATTCTGCTTACGCTTATTGCTTCGATAGGCGGAGTGGTCACCGTTTCGGCATTTCAGCCGGCCATTGCGTTTTTGCTGGTAGCAATAATGGAGATTTTTACTGTAGTCATAATTCCGCTGTTTATTTTCACTCTTGCGTTTAATGTGGTGGGCAATCTATCGTCGAGCATAAAGCTTGAAAAGTTTGCAGGGTTTTGCAACAGCCTGTTTAAGTGGATTATCGGAATAGTCTTTACGATATTCATAGCCTTTATCACAATTCAGGGAATAACTGCATCGGCAGTGGACGGAGTGTCGATTAAAACAGCAAAGTTTGCG
The Christensenellaceae bacterium DNA segment above includes these coding regions:
- a CDS encoding stage III sporulation protein AA → MENLLTENLSSVVKNFLPQDKLNELRLRVNLPVVAVVGGKPYYLGPKGLSGSQTDAIICDSDTLLEIVKRASEYSLYAVNHQLKQGFITVLGGIRVGICGEVVIENHRVKTIKNFTGLNIRIPHQVKNCSLNVFGLLMQGKFLNTLVISPPGCGKTTFIRDILWQLSEHNYCYNILLVDERYEIANCLNGKPQLDVGKFTDVYSGCNKLYGFENGVRSMRPDIVATDELANEADINALSYVACCGVGVISSVHANGIEDLKNKPAFEKLLQNKIFKRFVVLSNKKGPGTIEAVYDENLRGIAV
- a CDS encoding stage III sporulation protein AE — its product is MKKKNLKRLFLVLIILILSPLVFSGGQAIAYADDENSAEEELQQNVDKQLDGFDFGGLDQILSQFGNSEQGIFGGGSFLDKVRKLISGEFGANFGDFFSYLFALLFDDLLGVVPVLATIVAIAIVCSFISQINSQKSKSISNVIYFVCFGAIVVLTFSVCQELIGITQQTLFSIKAQMEIVFPILLTLIASIGGVVTVSAFQPAIAFLLVAIMEIFTVVIIPLFIFTLAFNVVGNLSSSIKLEKFAGFCNSLFKWIIGIVFTIFIAFITIQGITASAVDGVSIKTAKFAIKSYIPVLGGYLSDGLNLIMASSILIKNAVGATGLILLIASVISPLVKILVFMLGLKLVAAITEPLCDGRISNFLSGVSKCLVMLIVCIIGVSFMYLVTAGLLMCLANVV
- a CDS encoding stage III sporulation protein AB, with the translated sequence MKIILLAAVFICTTMIGVGVSAYFGRRVRFYSNMIKFCEIMLSEITFLHTKLGNLIQTNIDRFNSPFKTVLEEFKQYLDHSKTIDDFIKTCQTQLVFLRPDERAVVSDFFKHLGEMDEEGESGNIKNYISEFKRIAENCEKDKSRFGGLFVKLGIAAGAVLVIILL
- the spoIIIAC gene encoding stage III sporulation protein AC, with amino-acid sequence MGYDIIFKIAAVGILTAVVVQVLKNINKDEIATVVSLAGVVVVLLMVVGLISELFETVKNLFLLY